A genome region from Chloroflexota bacterium includes the following:
- the nadE gene encoding NAD(+) synthase, translating into MDELAQKLISWIRETVLAAGGKGVVLGMSGGIDSSVAAVLSKRAFPEAILGVIMPCHSSNIDREHAELVAARFNIPTKVVVLDEVFDILIKALPGDGYDAATGKLAGNNIKPRLRMVALYYFANRLNYLVVGASNRSELSVGYFTKHGDGGSDLMPLGNLVKSQVRDLARYLDIPREIIDKPPSAGLWEGQTDEGELGLTYNELDRYLTTGEAEKRIKEKIDFMISKSAHKSCPPPISPL; encoded by the coding sequence ATTGACGAACTAGCTCAGAAGCTCATTTCATGGATCAGAGAGACAGTCTTGGCAGCTGGGGGTAAAGGGGTGGTCTTGGGAATGAGCGGTGGGATCGACTCCTCTGTAGCTGCAGTATTATCTAAGCGTGCCTTTCCTGAGGCAATTCTAGGAGTCATTATGCCCTGTCATAGCAGTAACATCGATAGAGAGCATGCAGAGCTTGTTGCTGCCAGGTTTAATATACCTACTAAAGTTGTTGTTCTCGATGAGGTATTTGACATTTTGATTAAGGCTTTGCCGGGTGATGGCTATGATGCGGCGACAGGGAAACTGGCGGGAAATAATATCAAACCCAGGCTGCGGATGGTTGCCCTCTATTATTTTGCCAACCGTCTTAATTATCTAGTAGTGGGCGCCAGCAATAGAAGTGAATTGTCGGTTGGCTATTTTACCAAGCATGGAGATGGTGGCTCAGACCTTATGCCTTTGGGAAACTTGGTCAAAAGCCAGGTGCGGGATTTGGCCAGGTATTTGGATATCCCTAGAGAGATTATTGATAAGCCACCTTCGGCAGGTTTGTGGGAGGGGCAGACAGATGAGGGAGAGTTGGGGCTAACCTATAACGAGCTTGACCGTTACTTGACTACAGGTGAAGCTGAGAAAAGAATTAAAGAGAAGATTGATTTCATGATAAGCAAGAGCGCACATAAAAGCTGCCCTCCGCCTATTTCGCCACTATAA